The window TATTCCACTCGGTAATTATTTTGCTCTCTGATGTTGTTTAGACGGTTTCCTCATTCACTGTTGTCATGTTTGGCATACTTTACAAACGTAATTAGCAGTGACACTTTAAGTAAACTATTAAAGGGAGGAAGAGAAGGGAAAATAAAATGGGAAGGGATCAAATAGCAGTGTAATTATGTCAAAAGAATTAATTCTAGAAGAACAAATGTTAAAATAATTGCGTTGTGTTTTGTCTATAGTTTGAATATTCTAAAGTAGATTTAAAGAGTTATTGTTTTCTATATAAATAATCTAAAATTACATTTAGattttagagatataattataaaaaagagaTATAGCATAATTAGGCTGAGTAGGTGAATGGTTGATACTGTAGAGGTGATAATGAAATTTCATCTGATAGTATTTTCACTTTTTAATGGACAAAAGAATCTTCATATTTACTTGGGTTTCATCAAAAGTAGTCTTGAAATTTCCAAAAGTAATTTTGAAGATCTAAAATAGAACTAAATACTAAATGTTACTGTACATTGTCATTTTATTACTATCTAACTTATGTTTGGACAGCCTAAAACATTTAGATGGACAAAAAATAGAAGAGGAAGATAATGAGCGTTAAAACTCCTATTCCTATAGAGTGGTAACAATGTGAGTCCTTTGGTTGATCATCAAATTGCTTTTTAAAGCATTCCTATGCTTTGATATGAAATCTTTTATAAATGAACacaaaaaattaagatatatttgtatAGTTCAAGTGCAGTTTCCATTTTTCAAAACTTTATTCCTCTGTTTGCCACTTGAAGTTATATTTGAAGTGATTCTCCCTGCAATTTTAAAATGATATATGCATCAACTAAAGTTGCTTTTATTCATGTCCATTCATTTGTACCATAATTCCAACATATGTTGTTCTTGCTCTGATTGTCTTTTAATTTGTCTCATTATTTTCTTTCATGACTGGTTTTGAATGGATACATTGATAGGGGAAACAATTCAAAATAGTTGATAACATGCATTTGTGCGTTGTTTTAACAGGTTCAGACTGGTGAAAATCAAGGTGTTTCATTCAAGACACACCCCAACATGAACAAAGAATTATTTGCCAATGAAAATATACTAGGCTTAAGGGACGCCAATAGGCCTTTCCCTACTGGTCAATCTGGCGATGCTGGTATTGGCCTTCTTAAGTGGAGAATGCAAAGCACTGATGAGAAAATGGTGCCACTCATAAGTCAGTTATATCTTAATATCTATAATTGATGTGCTTTATTATTTGTTGTTCTGTGCTCTAAAAACTTATGGTTTGACATGTATGTCTCTTGCAGTAAACTGCTGGCCCTCCTCTTCAGGAAATCAAACTTATGTCAACATAGAGTATGAAGCTTCATCAATGTTTGATCTGCAGAATGTTGTGATCTCAGTACCTCTTCCTGCTCTTCGAGAAGCACCATCTGTTAATCAGATTGATGGAGAATGGAGGTATGGGTTTTTTAAGGCTTCATAATCCCAGGGACAACCTTGACTTGTGTGTTGAATTGAAGTTTTCATTGCATGAGTTTGTTGTTTCATTAGAAATGTTTTTTGGTTTGTTTTAAAGATTTGCAATCCTTAAAGAACTGATTAGATGCACATGAATTAGAGTGATCTATAAAGCTAATGTTTCTATCATTGGAGGGCCCAAATCATCACTATatgatttttctctttttgtggTTCTAAATGATTTTATTGTGATAACAATCTTGCTCCTTTTACTTTTCCCCAATAAAATTGGCTTTGCAGGTATGACCCAAGGAATTCCATTTTGGAATGGTCTGTTATTCTGATTGATAATTCAAACCGCAGGTATGTTGCCATTAAGAGtgacattttattaaaaaatgaattATGCTATGTTATTATCTTTGTATTATCGAATTTCTTTCCAACTATAATAACATTATTTGGCAGTGGATCGTTGGAGTTTGTTGTTCCACAAGCAGATTCATCATCTTTCTTTCCCATAGCAGTCCGTTTTATGGCCACTAACACATTCAGTAACCTGAAGGTTTGTTTCGATTTTATGTTTTCCGCATCTGATTTTAATTGTTGCCTTGGATATATCATCTTATTTCAACAATATGTCAAATTGATCCAATTGAAACTGATACATTTATATGACTGGGAAGGTCTATATCATGGATTAATAGTGTATCTTTTCCTACTTTCCTTCAATTCCTATTTACCATCATCATCTTCTGTATTGACTTCTTTCTAACTCTAGGTAATATAATATAGCCTCATAGAAATCTTCTAACtgataaatgaaataaaaagttgatataaTTTGtcttgaaaattttaaaactaatgaaTTCTTTTTATTTGCTTATTTGAGGATGTATAATTTCTCATCATTTTATAGTTGGCACACAATAGCTGAAAATTGAGGTTTAAATAAATGTTTTGTCCTTGCTTCCTAACATATAACTTTACTCCCTACAAAGTTTTTATTTTGGTCTGATCTAAATATTTTTTGAAGATCAGCATAAATGGcctttgaaaattttataatgtTGTTTTCATCCTTGTTCGCATTATTTGGGgacttctcttattttgtgttgtCAATTAATTCATAATATGCACACTTATGAAAATTTGGAAATTGGGACTAGAGCCAAAACATTCTACAGAGCAAAACAGAAATGAAGTATATTTATAAGAGTTTGATTATTATGCTATGCCTCGATGCCGTAAGAGTTTATATTGTCGTTcaattattttttggtttttcacgGTATCCTCCAACCCGACAGGCTAATAATTAATCTGTCGCAGATTGTAGCTCCATTTAAGCGTTTGCCAGCCAATGGGTTGCTACGTTATTGTCATTCAATTACGAGTATTTGTAGGTCTTAAGTTAATGGATGGTTGATTGGAACACTTCCATTATGTGAAGCCTTTTTACATTGATAGTACATCGATATTAAATCCTACTTTTTAGGACCAAAAAGATAATTAAGCTGAAAACCCTGATTTAATGGTTGGGAATATTTTCATTTGACACATAACCCTCTCCCTTGTGTGTTCTGTCTGCAGGTTACCAATATCATACCAGTAAAGGGTGGTAACCCCCCCAAATTTTCTCAGAGAACGCAATTGATCACAGAAAACTACCAAGTTGTGTGATTGATATTTTAGTCCAATCTACTCAATAACAGTTTTCTTTTACAATAGATGATTCATGATTCATACTTAGGTTTTCACTTGCCAAGAGAAAGCACAAAGTAGGATTTATTGCAAGTAATGAGAAACTTAGAATGTCTCTTTTGTATGTAGAGGCAAATAATTATTCTTATAGCTTATAATTCAAGATTCATCTTATATGCCCAAATGTCTCCATTGCTTTTTATCTTAGGTATAATAGATTCTGTCATATAAATATTTGTCAACTAAATAATTATCAATTTAGTTCATAAATTACTAATCATGATTATGGATTTCTTGTAAAATTTACATATTTGTTGAGCTAATAATAGaaatttgatggattaataattgAGAAATATTATGAATATGAATGTGAAtagtgaattttattttagagaaaaataaaagttatTCATATCCTAGTCTAAAAAATAGCCCGACCCAAAATGAGGATGGTCCAATTCTCGTAAGGACTCCATCTCTATCTATCCGATCTCATAAAAATCGAATTGAACGGTGCCAATCCTGCTCTACCTACGCGAATCAATGAACTAACTCTAACAATTTCTCCCATACTTTCAAAAGGGATATCTCAACAACCCCGAGTAGGGGATGATTATCCACTATCAAAGGTGGAACTATTCCAAAGGGTAGTTAGAGACTCTATAATTATAAATATCCGAACTCTCTCAAGTATACTCAGAACTCAAACtattaaaaacctgcttaaactTTTGCTAATTTAAGCATTAGAGTTCCTTGCAagtaccacccccacctcctcacaaGGAACTCGAACGGCAGCATCTCGATACTAGCTGAATTCGGATGCTGCCTCGAAAGAAGTTTGGACCTCATGTCCAGGTCCAAAAGCAATCCAATTTCAGGTAACTGTCGaaacattggcgtcgttgccaTGACTTGAAAGGCTACACCCAACCATAGCGGACGGTCAGTTTGAAGACAGACGTACAACATCCAAATCAGAACCGAAACCTCACAACGATTATCGTGCAATAGTAATACCCCCTCGACAAGATAGAGCGGGTGGTACTAGTAGGGAGGGAACGTCGGAAAATCCTCACCTAAAAGAATCAAGTCAGAGATACATCCACCAGAGAATGAGGAGCATCTGCATCCGACAGAACTCATTGGACACCAAGAACGACCGGAACAGCTCGAATAGGAAATAGAGCGACAAAGAAAAGCTGGGAGAGATCTAAGAAGAGAGGTATGACGATGAAGAAAACTAGAGAAAAGAACTTTTGAAGTTAGAAGCCGAATTGCAAGGTCGGAATAATCAAGCGAATCGGGAAGAAATCCATTTTGGAGGGGAAGATCTATTTGTTGAGGAGATCATGCGGGTCAAAGTTCCTAGAAATTTTAAAAGTACTAACATAAATCTCTATGATGGAACAATCAACCCGAGATACCAGGCCACCTGagtaatttcaaaagtcggatgtatttgACTGATGCTTCAGATGCAACTCGTTGCAAAGCTTTCCCAACAACGCtgactaagacagtgatgaaatAGTTTGATAGTCTGCCACCCAAGTTTGTGACCTGCTTCGACGACCTCGCAAGAAAGTTTCTTActcgattctccatccagaaagataaagtgaAGCACATCCCGAGCCTTTTGGGAGTCAAGCAAGAGGTCGGAGAAACCCTCgtttatatggaaagattcaacaaagcttgTTTGGAAGTCCAGAACCTACCCACAAAAGAAGTAATAATAGGACTAGTCAATGGTCTCAGAGAAAGCTTTCtcccaatccatatcaaagaggCACCCGACCTCCCTGAACGAAGAgtgagcagaaaagtacatcaacatggagaaaaaatgCCCGTCTAAGAGAACTTGCTCCCAAACAAAATCATCCTTATCAAGCTCAGGACAAAGAGAAAGAAGCAAAGAAAAGGATGGGTACAGCTCGCACAAGCCTCGAAGGTACCATAACTACATCCCCTATGAGTTTCTTTTGTCGACATTTATAGGGAGATCTACAACACTAAAAAATTTCCATTTCCTCGCCCCATAAAAAACAAGGCGGAAGTTGGAtggaatactgtgaatatcataaGATATatgggcattccaccaacgattGTTACGACttgaaaaatataatagaaaaacTGGCCAGAGAAAGTCGGTTAGAAAGGTACCTGGTAGAAAGATCTGACGATcaggggaaaagaaaaaaaaaagaagaggaagatagAAGTCAACGAGATCAGCCAACACGAACTCCTGACAAACACATCCACATGATAGTCGGAGGATTTGTGGGATGTGGAGTAACCAAGTCTTCCTGCAAAAGACATTTGAAAGGAGTTTATCAAGTTGAAGAAAAGGATGAAGTCCCCGAATTGCCTATTATTTCCTTCACAAAGGAAGATGCACAAGAAATAACACTAGGGCATGATGATCCCGTTGTAGTCACAATGATACTTGCCAATACAAATCTTCACAGGACtttggtagaccaaggaagctcggccgaCATCTTGTTTACGCCTGCCTTGGACAAGCTGGAATTGGAAGAAAATGAGTTAAGAGCATACCCTGACACTCTTTACGGGCTGGGAGACACACCCATCCAACCTCTTGGTTTCATTCCGTTGCACACCACTTTTGGTAAAGGAATGAAATCTCGAACTTTGAgtatagactacattgtagttAACGTAGCCTTAGCTTACAATGCCTTGATAGGTCGGACGACGTTGAACCGACTTGCTATAATCGTCTCTACTCCTCATCTTTGCATGAAATTTCCGATTTCAAAGGGAATAACCCCCATAAGAGGAGATCAAAAATTGGCAAGGAGGTGTAACAATGAAAACTTGAACCTGTGCGGATGTACAAAAGGAAAAGAGATCAATACTATTGAACTCAGAGGTGTCCAAACACGAGAAAAGTTGAGGCCACAACCTGATTGAAAAATAGAAGAAGTGCAAATAGGAGACCAAGATGGAAAAACTACAAACATAGGAGCCAACTTGAACGACAAATTGAAGACAAATCTTGTCAAGCTCGTCGTCTATCCGAGCTCATGACCTATACAACAAAAACGACAAAAGCTCAGCCTCGAAAGAACACAAGTCATTGAAGAACAGGTACAGGCTTTGTTAGATGCCAGGTTCATAAGGGAAGTGATGAGCGAAATTCGAAGCCCATGGAtactagcaagtgcactagaTCGTATAAGTAATACCACAGTGAATGGATATCGTTCCCACGAAGATTAAAGGATTGAACAAGTAAATTTCTGATTAAAAAGCCTAATTAGATTAATAAAACCTGATTGATGATCGAAGAGGGCAAGAGAGTGTCTTGCTGAGAGCCTTGAGAATCTTGAATGTTAAATGCTTGGATGCCACGAATAGTGAGCTTGAATGATGAATTAAGAGAAGACAGTAATGATGAGAGCCaagggctttggagatgcttatACTTTTAGGAAAACCAATCTTGTTTATTTATCTTGAAGTTTGCAAAGATCTTTCACGACAAAATCTTTAGTAACTAATTTCAAATTCCTTGACTCCTTAGTTTCTCAAGTATTAGTTAGGCGTCAATTAGTTAATCAAGAGATTAAGCACaaaaacttattttaaatttaaataagatttaaaattagtCCTTAGGtcaaattatatgtcacgtattcaagATAGTCTTGTCCAGTTAAAtcttaaaagaaaatataattttcaaaagttgttttaatccgaattatatattacttattcaaaattagagtgattgAAAATCATGTATGTGTCACACACTAATTGAACTACTATTTCTAGCCGAATTTAAAtagtcatgtgaaagagtttcAAGCTttgattcaaatatcaaaattttcaattatactAAAAGAATCCAAGAAGAATTAGCTTATCTTTCGATCCACTAATCCGAATGAAGAACgaataactcaatcatgaaatagatcaatgCAAGACTTCGAAATAAAATAAACGTAAGTTAATTATCCATAGAAaacataaacagagctcctaaccctttgaCAAAGGATTAATTACCCATGAAGAagtaagaaaaacaagaagaagagcGGTAGTCCGAGAACTTGATGATCTTCTCAGTGAGCTATGCTCACTTATTTATAGCctaaattctaaaattcaaaaatagtaaACTAATCATATCCTTCAGAGAGAGATAAGATAACTACTTATTTTCcggagaaaaagataagatactgacttcaatttcaaattcaaatcaaaatctaAACGATCAAATCTCTTATGATTCTAGACAGAATCAATAAATAATCTTCTAGAGTCTTCAATCTTCTGGATGTGATTAAGACTTCTAATGATGTGAATAATTAAGTTTGGGTCTTAATTTGTGGAATCTTGGACGTTGAGAGTTGTAGTTGATTCGGGCTTGTATTAGTGAAAGATTGAGCAAAAAACCCAAAATTTCACTTGCATGAAGGAGATCCGCCAGCCGTGGATCACTGGCCGCTGGGCGTGTATCAAAGGAGTGCTGGGTCCGCCGGGCATGGATCAGAACTGTTGGGCGTGCATGCCTTCCGCCAAGCGTGCGTGTGTTATACACTGACGTGTATGTCTTCattttccttgggccacgcttcttgGGCCAAGCTGttatttcttttatgtttttcttGTGAAAAAGCCTTATTTTTGCTACTTTTTGAGTCCAAAATTCCTGAAAATATAAAAACACTATTCAAActccaaatatttgattatttattaaattatattagaaaacataagaaatttaattaaaatctaagaaaataaataagaaagaatttAAAAACAGCTTAAGATGATGTGTCATCAGGAAGTAAAATACCCTTTATGGTTGGCAAATATAGTGCTTGTGAAGAAACAGAATGGAGAATGGagaatggagaatgtgtgtcgactatatcGACTTTAATAAGGCTTGTCCTAAATATCCATACCATCTTCCTAGCATCGATGCATTGGTGGACTTGGCTTCAGGATATAGATACTTGTCTTTTATAGACgcttattcgggatacaaccaaatttcGATGTACAAGccggaccaagagaaaacatcttTCATCACTCCAAGAGATAATTATTGTTATGCGGTATAATGTCACTCGAATTAAAAAAGTCTGGAGCCACTTACCAGAGGTTAGTGAACAAAGTATTCTCCTCTCACCTCGAAAAACTGATGGAAGTCTACGTCAACGATATACTTGTAAAAACCAAGGAAGAAAACAGCATGTTGTCTGACCTCATAGAAGTATTCAACACAATAAAGCAGCACGGGATGAGATTAAATCCCACAAAATGCACTTTTGCAGTAGATGCCGACAAGTTCTTGGGATTCATGCTCACTCAGAGAGGCATCAAAGCCAACCCAGAAAAATACAAAGCCATCCTGGAGTTGAAGAGGCCGACCTGTTTAAAATAAGTCCAACAATTAAATGAGGCTCTAATTGCTTGAGCCCGACCTATCAAAAGGCCAGTCTTAagtaggggcactattcatatcCTAACCCAAAAAATAGCTAGGCCCAAAATGAGTAAGGCCCAATCCTCATAAGGATTCCTTCTTTGTCTACCCGACCTCATAGAGGTCAATTGAACGACGCTAATCTTGGCCCTACCTACTCGAATAAATGAACTAACTCCTACAATCTCTCCCATACTTCTAGAAGGGAGATCTTAACAACCCCCCAACAACGGGGACGATTGTTCACcatcaaaggtggaactactctaaaATGTGGTTAGAGACTCTACAATTCTAAATACCTGAACTCTCTCAGGTATACTCAGAACCCAaactactaaaaacctgcttaacctttgctaacttaaacatcgaactttcttgcaggtaccaccccctaccTCCACAAGAAACTCGAACGGCGGCACCTCGATACTAGCTGAAGTCGGGCACTGCCTCAAAAAAAGTCTGGACATCATGTTCAGGCCCAAAAACAACTCAATTTTAGGTAATTCACGGAACAGAAGTCATGAGAGCATAGCACCTCACCTTAAAGAGATAGGTGAAAAccacttttaatattataaaaaaaaaaagagatataattgaaaatataaagagaagatgaaatataccatTTTCTTGAAGTAATAGCATATATAGTCTCCTAAAAAAATAAGGTGCAAGTTCATAATATAATGctgtaaattaaaaataattagaatatatatatatatatatatatatattattgcttTATAGTAATAGTTGATTTCGTCAAAGACTTCAATGTATTTTTTTAGTGGAGTCCTTGTTGATTCTTTctcatttttgaaaatatatatgtattttaataATTCTCAACAAATTTTAATCATCATATTAGTTCCTAAcattttattgttaaaaaaaatcaattttcacatCAAAATttgataaacaatatatatatatatatatatatatatatatatatatatatattaacaaatcAATCTCTATGTCATCAATTGATCAACAGCAAACTTTTATTTCAGGCATTATTGAGGGAAAAAAATGATGAATGAAAATGAAACTTCACCCTAAAATAACACGAGATAAAACctatttttagtatattaaggAGTAAATGTTCTTAAGGAtaaaataatgtataaaaaaaataagggAGGGTATATGCAAAACTAGATTTGGCTGTGAGAAACAAAAAGTATGTCATTCTTGTTTTTGGATGCAAAATATTCTCATCCGTCTctagttttttttatttgcacTTGGATTTCGATCTGAAATGTCATGGATATTAGACATCGTAGTAACTTTACGTTGTTATTTTCTGTTGGTGAAATTAATGTTTTTCTTCATtggaaattaataattgaaaagataatttttagacGAATGTTGCGACGGATGTGTACTATTTGAACTGTTATTACCCACTTAACGCAACCAAATTCCATGCCCAGACATTTAAaagtttctttttaaaaaaatggacAATTTGGCGAGGGCATTTCCATCTAATACGAAGAGCCAATGagctaattaatattaattaacaaaACTAGTCCAACAGAAAATACCCCAACTCAATTTGACTCCAAATGAACAAAACTAATCCAAAGGCAATACCCTAAATCATCTGTCCTCCTTTCCCTTCCGCCATAACCAACCCCATCCGACATACACATCAAAATTGTGCATCCTACAAGTGCGATCAACTACTTTTCATAGCAAAAATTTTCACTTTTAccattttatgataaatttactATTGTCCCTCATATCTACCTTGTGCAATGGACATTCAATGTTTCACACCAAATTCAAACTAATATTGATAGTAGCCAATCAAAAATGGTCTAAAGGGAATTGATAATGATATGTAGCATTCTTGAAGGCGTGTGTACCATATAACCCAGTACGAAACGAAGATTCtacaaaagcaaaaataaatagCTTCCAAGATTATCATATCATATTCCAGGGTTCAACGACAAAATCAACAGCCAACAAAATTGAAAAAGGTAGTTCAATTAGGTATACctcagaaaaagaaaaataatcaaaACACTAGAATAAGACTACTCAGTACTTGACTGGAGAAAGGATATCAAGTTGGGACCCAAGCTTCTCCTCAGCAACCTTCTCAGCTTTCACCCTCAATTTGTTGAGCTGCTTCTTTCTCTCGTACAACAAATGTGCCTtctcctttctcttcttctccagCTCCTGTGATTGATAAGATGCAAACATAATTCTTTCCCTTTTTGAAAGCAAAAGattaaagcaaatagaacattcTTCCATTCAATTTTATTTGTCAGTCACTACTTAAAACATAACTGAATAAATATATCTGGATAAAATTCTATCTATCTAGTTACATTGATTTATGTATCAAAGTGTTGATGTCGGTTACAAATCAAAAGGAAATGGGAATAACAAATTTCAAACAAATAATttccattcacgtttgagctgaACAAAAAATGTACATAACAAGGCAGAACATTTTTCTTGATTACACATTCCAAAACTATTGAAAACTCATTGCAATAAACATAAATGACGAATAAAAATAGCAAATCTTGGGGAAATTGAAGTACATCAATTTCTAGGGAAATGGACAAATAAAATATGAGAACAAGCATAAAGGAAGCAGATGCTCAGAAAGCAATGACTTACAGTGATGGTATCGTAGTAGTTCCATCCAACCTCAGATGACAATCTACCAAGCAAGCAGAATTTGTGTCCCTTCTGAAGCCTCAGAACCCTGATTCCATTTATTAGTTTAATCATCAGTATTCATAACAGGAAGgataaataattaagaaaattatgaGTAATACTTACTGAACTGTAAATTCTAattcattattaatttattatcaaaacTACAAAAAAGTATAGAACTTACTTCAGAGCATCAGGGATGACCATCCTCTTTGTCTTGTCATAGGGAGGAGGGATTCCCTCAAAAACCTTCAAACGAGCAAGTGCAGCTTCCCCACGCTTTGTCTTGTGTGGTATCATACTACAAAACAGAAATTTCACCATCTCAGAAACTTTTCTCACGAGTAAAATAGATTATAGATTCTTCTTTGATAACATAATAATTGAGTTACTTCCCAAGAAATTTTCAGCAGGTCATGATttgaaaaaaacatatatattaaaaaatgcaTATCATAAAGATACATAAGCTAACAACAGACATTTTATACAAAACTAACCATGACCACAAGACACTACCGAATCTACCAGATGCTCTCATCAAATAACCAACCATAACAACTACCTCCCAATGACACAATATACAAGCTCAAATACTACCGCTTCAAAACCAGGTTTCTTTCTGACATTATTAAAACTTTTACTTTTCGAGGGTGGCTTATGaaagctgtcttttaaaagaTAGCATTTTAAAAGCTGCAGCACTTGCATttggtaaaatcaaattaaaaatgacttttaataacacaaacaacacaattatatttggtaaaacagcttttaaaaattaaaaagattataataaacatatttataacgaaaaaataatttcttttttcaaattatttaaaatttaacataatattttaagataaaaaattcataataaacataaacataataaataaactctttattttttgactttaaaattttatataagtatcataaaaatttattttatcctaaTATGTGATAAAGATGTATTTGTATTGAAATTTATGAagattaggttgaaaaataaaaaatacatgaagattgtgttagaatttgtgaaAGTTGGGATGAGAAGTTAGAAATTTACGAGGATTCCAATGGCAATATAATGGCAGAAAATATGTgagtgaaaataaataaaattttgtaagCCGTAAAGcacccctaacttttaaaagccCGGAAGCACAAGTCCAACACAAAATGAGGTGCTTgtgctttaccaaaccaagccttaacCAGTATACTTCTACAGCTTTTTTTGACAAGCAAAGATTTTGTTTAgcaaaataaagaattaaaaattgaGAAACTAAATAGATCATCTACACACTACCAAACAACCAAACCAAGAGCAATCTCTGTATATaaataggcataaaagaaaactCTTCAACGTCAAACCACTTTCCTTCAACAGATTCCGTTAGTCCAAATGCAACAAAATAATCTAAGAGAAGAGTATAATCATCCACGGATCATTCATTCAAACAATAAAAACCGAAAATCAAATGCCAAATAGTGCCAACAAAAATGCATTCTTCCCTTCAAGTTATATAACTTCATTCCATAAACTCACTCGATTtaaaaaccttcaaacaaaaggtAATTATAAACAAAAACTGCCAAAACATTTGAGGTGAAACTAGGAAAATGACGAGTTTACCCTCGAACGGTGCGCCAGAAGATCTTGGAAGGAGCACGGAAATGGATGGGACCATGAGAGGGCTTAGTGTTCATCCTCTTACGGAGGAACCTCATGTACTTCATTTTCTGTCTCACGAGCCCACCGGAAATGCAGATCTCCTCGCACCTAACCACCACAACCTTCTGACCGTTCAGAAGCTCCTTCGCCACTATTGATGCCAGACGACCAAGCATGTGGTGCCTTGCATCCACCACCACCCGTGATGCGCATATCCCTGAACCCGACACCATTGtggccttcttcttcttctaccttcttTCTCTTGAATGCTGGGATGCGAGAGAAGAAACCCTAATTCCTGAAAGGCTTTTTATTTTGCTGCAGCTGTGGAGTAAAATATATATGAGTGAAGGGGAGAGGGGGAAACGAGGAACTAGGGTTTTAggctttttttttagtttgggtGGGGATTGTGTGTGTGAGTATGTTGggcttttttgtt is drawn from Arachis hypogaea cultivar Tifrunner chromosome 12, arahy.Tifrunner.gnm2.J5K5, whole genome shotgun sequence and contains these coding sequences:
- the LOC112730237 gene encoding uncharacterized protein, translated to MEYCEYHKIYGHSTNDCYDLKNIIEKLARESRLERYLVERSDDQGKRKKKEEEDRSQRDQPTRTPDKHIHMIVGGFVGCGVTKSSCKRHLKGVYQVEEKDEVPELPIISFTKEDAQEITLGHDDPVVVTMILANTNLHRTLVDQGSSADILFTPALDKLELEENELRAYPDTLYGLGDTPIQPLGFIPLHTTFGKGMKSRTLSIDYIVVNVALAYNALIGRTTLNRLAIIVSTPHLCMKFPISKGITPIRGDQKLARRCNNENLNLCGCTKGKEINTIELRGVQTREKLRPQPD
- the LOC112727699 gene encoding large ribosomal subunit protein uL13w, with amino-acid sequence MVSGSGICASRVVVDARHHMLGRLASIVAKELLNGQKVVVVRCEEICISGGLVRQKMKYMRFLRKRMNTKPSHGPIHFRAPSKIFWRTVRGMIPHKTKRGEAALARLKVFEGIPPPYDKTKRMVIPDALKVLRLQKGHKFCLLGRLSSEVGWNYYDTITELEKKRKEKAHLLYERKKQLNKLRVKAEKVAEEKLGSQLDILSPVKY